A stretch of the Sorangium aterium genome encodes the following:
- a CDS encoding TonB-dependent receptor → MSRRRISGVVAALVTPLCWGATAFAQGDPGAAAPQPDGAAHQAGGPAAEDVAGLDEPSPSRPPPAGKGVVWGVVTDTATREPLLDAQVSVVGTKLKAIADLDGRYRLELPPGTHQLRVWYEAHKPQRVQDVRVTAGQVVQVDVGLDPDQQTEEVIEVEFEPERASVAAQLLIRKNAAHVGDAIGAKEIAKTPDRNAAEAAKRIVGATVVDNRYVYVRGLGERYTNALLNGAPLPSPEPDRQAVPLDLFPSLVLSDITVVKTFTPDLPGDFAGGSVQINTRELPTKFLFQASLSLGLNSQATFRDRLTYAGSGTDWLGIDGGARALPSEIPDYKVLRLGRKPGGGTITRDEMTAYGRAINSSMVTTRSFTPPNGSGSVVVGDTLKLGGEQRLGYIATLSYGRKFAPRAEERTRKFDPDPLGGEPIPNADTSTGSIRDQVSWGAFASATYNPDQNHKVTITGLHSRSSEDLASEVSGNPLDGSSAFRDTQQRFISRALTLGQLQGEHRFGALDGGTLDWKASISGASSDEPDTRETVYIRDDTSGAFSWDEGTLSGAHFFSDMTDVNYGGQLSYTQPLVRGDTPTRLKLGGLFNLREREFNARRFRFKQRPGSDPTILRQEPGQLFSDENIGTALELEEITRETDSYTANSDLYAGYVMTDASITRWLRAVLGARIEASTLSLRAFDRYSPASPERRAESDNVDLLPAANVIVKASSISNVRLGVSRTLARPQLRELSPTLYQEGYSGMEAEGNPELGRTSVVNADLRFEIFPTAGEVAAVSVFYKHFQDPIEEIIFPNGGRGRLSYVNGEAGYVAGVELELRKGLGFITPLLKEVTALGNLTFVQSEVTIDPDDNEGGVTIESTPTHPLQGQSPFVVNLGLDYASESTGTSARLLYNVFGARLKRVGRKGLEDEYEQPRHQIDLTLAQRLGEHIELKLAGENLINAPIRVTKGSDGDEDKIASQYSVGTTVTLSAAFTY, encoded by the coding sequence ATGAGTCGCAGAAGGATCTCGGGGGTAGTCGCAGCGCTGGTGACACCGCTTTGCTGGGGGGCCACGGCCTTCGCGCAGGGCGACCCCGGAGCCGCTGCGCCGCAGCCGGACGGCGCGGCGCATCAGGCCGGCGGCCCTGCGGCGGAGGACGTCGCGGGGCTCGATGAGCCGAGCCCGTCGCGCCCGCCGCCCGCGGGGAAAGGCGTGGTGTGGGGCGTCGTCACCGACACCGCCACGAGAGAGCCCTTGCTCGACGCCCAGGTGTCCGTCGTGGGGACGAAGCTCAAGGCGATCGCGGACCTCGACGGGCGGTATCGCCTGGAGCTCCCGCCGGGCACCCATCAGCTGCGGGTCTGGTACGAGGCGCACAAGCCGCAGCGCGTGCAGGACGTACGGGTGACCGCCGGGCAGGTGGTCCAGGTCGATGTCGGCCTCGATCCCGATCAGCAGACAGAGGAGGTCATCGAGGTCGAGTTCGAGCCGGAGCGGGCGAGCGTCGCGGCGCAGCTGCTCATCCGGAAGAACGCGGCCCACGTGGGCGACGCCATCGGCGCGAAGGAGATCGCGAAGACGCCCGATCGCAACGCCGCCGAGGCCGCGAAGCGCATCGTCGGCGCGACCGTGGTCGACAACAGGTACGTCTACGTCCGTGGCCTGGGCGAGCGCTACACGAACGCGCTCCTGAACGGCGCCCCCCTGCCGAGCCCCGAGCCCGACCGGCAGGCCGTCCCGCTGGATCTCTTTCCGTCGCTGGTCCTCAGCGACATCACCGTCGTCAAGACGTTCACGCCCGATCTCCCCGGCGACTTCGCGGGCGGCTCGGTCCAGATCAACACACGCGAGCTCCCGACGAAGTTCCTCTTCCAGGCATCGCTGTCGCTCGGGCTGAACAGCCAGGCGACGTTCCGTGATCGGCTGACCTACGCCGGATCGGGCACCGACTGGCTCGGGATCGACGGCGGCGCGCGCGCGCTTCCCAGCGAGATCCCCGACTACAAGGTGTTGCGACTCGGCCGCAAGCCGGGCGGCGGCACCATCACGAGGGACGAGATGACGGCCTACGGGCGGGCGATCAACTCGTCGATGGTGACGACACGGTCATTCACCCCGCCGAACGGGAGCGGCAGCGTGGTCGTTGGCGACACCCTGAAGCTCGGCGGCGAGCAGCGCCTCGGTTACATCGCCACCCTGAGCTATGGCCGGAAGTTCGCTCCGCGCGCTGAAGAGCGCACGAGGAAATTCGACCCCGATCCTCTGGGCGGCGAGCCCATACCCAACGCCGACACCAGCACCGGAAGCATCCGTGATCAGGTGTCCTGGGGCGCCTTCGCCAGCGCCACCTACAACCCCGATCAGAACCACAAGGTGACGATCACCGGGCTCCACAGCCGCTCGTCGGAGGACCTGGCCAGCGAGGTCAGCGGGAACCCTCTGGACGGCAGCAGCGCGTTTCGCGATACACAGCAGCGGTTCATCTCCCGCGCCCTCACCTTGGGTCAGCTCCAGGGAGAGCACCGCTTCGGAGCGCTGGACGGCGGCACCCTCGACTGGAAGGCGTCCATCTCCGGCGCGTCCTCGGACGAGCCCGATACGAGAGAGACCGTCTACATCAGGGACGATACGAGCGGAGCCTTCTCGTGGGACGAGGGCACGCTGAGCGGCGCCCACTTCTTCAGCGACATGACCGACGTGAACTACGGCGGGCAGCTCTCCTATACCCAGCCTCTCGTCCGTGGGGACACTCCGACCCGGCTGAAGCTGGGCGGTCTGTTCAACCTCCGAGAGCGCGAGTTCAACGCGCGTCGGTTCCGGTTCAAGCAGCGCCCGGGCTCGGATCCGACGATCCTCCGCCAGGAGCCGGGTCAGCTGTTCTCGGACGAGAACATCGGTACGGCGCTCGAGCTGGAGGAGATCACGCGAGAGACCGACTCCTACACGGCGAACAGCGATCTCTACGCCGGTTACGTGATGACGGACGCGTCGATCACACGATGGCTCCGCGCGGTGCTCGGCGCCCGGATCGAGGCCTCCACGCTGTCGCTGAGGGCGTTCGACAGGTACTCCCCGGCGAGCCCCGAGAGGAGGGCCGAGAGCGATAACGTCGATCTCTTGCCTGCGGCCAACGTCATCGTCAAGGCGAGCTCGATCTCGAATGTCAGGCTCGGCGTGTCCAGGACGCTGGCCCGACCCCAGCTCCGCGAGCTCAGCCCGACCTTGTATCAGGAGGGATACAGCGGGATGGAGGCGGAAGGCAATCCGGAACTCGGGCGGACGAGCGTCGTGAACGCCGATCTCCGCTTCGAGATCTTCCCGACGGCCGGCGAGGTGGCCGCGGTCAGCGTCTTTTACAAGCACTTCCAGGATCCGATCGAGGAGATCATCTTCCCGAACGGCGGCAGGGGCAGGCTCAGCTACGTGAACGGCGAAGCCGGTTATGTCGCCGGGGTCGAGCTCGAGCTCAGGAAGGGCCTGGGCTTCATCACCCCGCTCCTGAAGGAGGTCACGGCGCTCGGAAACCTCACGTTCGTGCAGTCGGAAGTGACGATCGATCCCGACGACAACGAGGGAGGGGTCACCATCGAGAGCACCCCGACGCACCCGCTCCAGGGGCAATCCCCCTTCGTGGTGAACCTGGGGCTCGATTATGCCAGCGAGTCGACCGGCACGAGCGCCCGGCTCCTCTACAACGTGTTCGGCGCCCGGCTCAAGCGGGTGGGTCGCAAGGGGCTGGAGGACGAGTACGAGCAGCCGCGGCACCAGATCGACTTGACCCTGGCCCAGCGCCTCGGCGAGCACATCGAGCTGAAGCTGGCCGGCGAGAACCTCATCAATGCGCCCATCCGCGTCACCAAGGGGAGCGACGGCGATGAGGACAAGATCGCCAGCCAGTACAGCGTTGGGACGACTGTGACGTTGAGCGCTGCGTTCACCTACTGA
- a CDS encoding ExbD/TolR family protein, with protein sequence MGMSVPQGGGKKGGVAPSMNVTPLVDVVLVLLIIFMVVTPLLAKQFWLNLPKKDDTAKLAPPPVDADKPVVLTVDQRGVLRINQAEVQRGELKERLARIFAARSDNVLYFDAEDEAVYAVAVEAMDAARMGGAKTIAVLTEKPAR encoded by the coding sequence ATGGGGATGAGCGTTCCGCAGGGTGGGGGCAAGAAGGGCGGTGTCGCGCCGAGCATGAACGTGACGCCGCTCGTCGACGTGGTGCTCGTGCTCCTCATCATCTTCATGGTCGTGACGCCGCTGCTCGCCAAGCAGTTCTGGCTGAATCTGCCCAAGAAGGACGACACAGCGAAGCTCGCGCCGCCTCCCGTCGACGCCGACAAGCCCGTGGTGCTCACGGTGGATCAGCGCGGCGTCCTCCGCATCAACCAGGCCGAGGTGCAGCGCGGCGAGCTGAAGGAGCGGCTCGCGCGCATCTTCGCGGCGCGCTCGGACAACGTTCTTTACTTCGACGCGGAGGACGAGGCCGTCTACGCGGTCGCCGTCGAGGCCATGGACGCCGCGCGCATGGGCGGGGCCAAGACGATCGCCGTCCTGACGGAGAAGCCCGCGCGCTGA
- a CDS encoding ExbD/TolR family protein, with translation MGVRAESSRSGRQPPPEPEINVTPLVDVVLVLLIIFMVIAPQMEHGERVELPAVFQPDPKSKSKLDPIYVTITGAGTVFLEKEAVADLGALGERLRAIRAAEPERRVVIKGDSSVRYGRVREAFALCQEVGFAGISLQVSQRGGGASAEPEEG, from the coding sequence ATGGGCGTTCGAGCGGAGAGCAGTCGCTCGGGTCGGCAGCCGCCGCCTGAGCCGGAGATCAACGTCACGCCGCTCGTCGACGTGGTGCTCGTGCTCCTCATCATCTTCATGGTGATCGCGCCCCAGATGGAGCACGGCGAGCGGGTCGAGCTGCCGGCGGTGTTTCAGCCGGATCCGAAGTCGAAATCGAAGCTCGACCCGATCTACGTGACGATCACCGGCGCAGGCACCGTGTTCCTCGAGAAGGAGGCCGTCGCCGACCTCGGCGCGCTCGGCGAGCGGCTGCGGGCCATCCGCGCTGCCGAGCCGGAGCGCCGGGTGGTCATCAAGGGCGACTCCTCGGTGAGGTACGGCCGCGTGCGGGAGGCCTTCGCGCTGTGCCAGGAGGTCGGGTTCGCCGGGATCTCGCTGCAGGTGAGCCAGCGGGGCGGCGGGGCGTCCGCGGAGCCGGAGGAGGGATAG
- a CDS encoding MotA/TolQ/ExbB proton channel family protein: MMQFDLGHIWATMGLLSKLVAFALVLMALASVAVVVERLIALARQASETRRFAREARPVMEAWDTARLVSIADGYGSSALARLVGAAVRRFQRAVEAGEGGVPPVELARREVSRRREAISADLRRGLSVLATVGSVAPFVGLLGTVIGIITAFQTIASTGSGGLGAVSAGISEALIVTALGLAVAIPAVLCFNYLTTRIAAVELALERSAGELIDEMENEHGRSSGEQSLGSAAAA; encoded by the coding sequence ATGATGCAGTTTGATCTCGGGCACATCTGGGCGACCATGGGGCTTTTGAGCAAGCTCGTCGCGTTCGCCCTCGTGCTCATGGCGCTGGCGAGCGTCGCCGTCGTGGTGGAGCGGCTCATCGCGCTCGCGCGTCAGGCGTCGGAGACCCGGCGCTTCGCGAGGGAGGCGCGCCCCGTGATGGAGGCCTGGGACACCGCGCGGCTCGTCTCGATCGCCGACGGCTACGGAAGCTCCGCGCTCGCCCGGCTCGTCGGCGCGGCCGTGCGCCGCTTCCAGCGCGCCGTCGAGGCCGGCGAGGGCGGCGTGCCGCCGGTGGAGCTCGCGCGCCGCGAGGTATCGCGCCGCCGGGAGGCGATCTCCGCCGACCTGCGCCGCGGCCTCTCGGTGCTCGCGACGGTCGGCTCGGTGGCCCCGTTCGTCGGGCTGCTCGGCACCGTCATCGGCATCATCACGGCCTTCCAGACCATCGCCTCGACCGGCTCGGGCGGCCTCGGCGCCGTGAGCGCCGGCATCTCCGAGGCGCTCATCGTCACCGCGCTCGGGCTCGCGGTCGCCATCCCGGCGGTGCTTTGCTTCAACTACCTCACCACCCGTATCGCCGCGGTGGAGCTCGCGCTCGAGCGCAGCGCGGGTGAGCTCATCGACGAGATGGAGAACGAACATGGGCGTTCGAGCGGAGAGCAGTCGCTCGGGTCGGCAGCCGCCGCCTGA
- a CDS encoding energy transducer TonB — MHLETWNAGEADPERAKRLAIGVAAGLLLFAAVALAAARLSGAIAPPPPEEEVVEVKLATQLPEAPPVAPAPAPPPPAAAAEAPAPRPAAPRRPALVAPTVVPSEAPVEADPSQAKASNDDTYGEPGGVPGGVPGGVPGGTGTAAVAAPAPPPPPPPPPPAKGPIHLPENATPPVALSNSLPPIPEAARSAGIEATVVVRFVVTETGEVTNVTIVRGHPLFNDVVLATVRTWRYRPAIHEGRPVSTFKTVRIPFKAKR; from the coding sequence ATGCATCTTGAGACGTGGAATGCAGGGGAGGCCGATCCTGAGCGGGCGAAGCGGCTCGCGATCGGGGTTGCGGCTGGGCTCCTGCTGTTCGCGGCCGTCGCGCTCGCCGCCGCCCGCCTGAGCGGCGCGATCGCGCCTCCTCCGCCCGAGGAGGAGGTCGTCGAGGTCAAGCTCGCCACCCAGCTCCCCGAGGCGCCCCCCGTGGCCCCTGCGCCCGCGCCCCCGCCGCCGGCGGCGGCGGCGGAGGCTCCGGCGCCTCGCCCGGCGGCGCCCCGGCGCCCGGCGCTCGTCGCGCCGACCGTGGTGCCCAGCGAGGCGCCGGTGGAGGCGGACCCGAGCCAGGCCAAGGCGAGCAACGACGACACCTACGGTGAGCCGGGAGGCGTACCGGGCGGCGTGCCCGGAGGGGTCCCCGGCGGCACGGGGACGGCCGCCGTGGCTGCGCCCGCGCCGCCGCCGCCACCGCCCCCTCCTCCGCCGGCGAAAGGGCCGATTCACCTCCCCGAGAACGCCACGCCGCCTGTCGCGCTCTCCAACTCGCTCCCTCCCATCCCCGAGGCGGCGCGGAGCGCGGGGATAGAGGCCACCGTGGTCGTCCGGTTCGTGGTGACCGAGACCGGCGAGGTCACGAACGTCACCATCGTCCGTGGCCATCCGCTGTTCAACGACGTGGTGCTCGCGACCGTGAGGACATGGCGCTACCGGCCGGCGATCCACGAGGGCAGGCCGGTGTCGACCTTCAAGACGGTCAGGATCCCGTTCAAGGCGAAGAGATGA
- a CDS encoding response regulator — MARILVIEDEPALQKVLDYNLRQAGHEVLLAGQGGEGVRLAMDQRPDLVLLDLMLPDIPGTEVCRALQQSDGTQRIPVMIVSARGDEVDRIVGFELGAVDYVVKPFSVRELVLRVQAVLRRAKSSGDGERSIEFGCLRIDEGAHRVWVEREEVELTLLEFKLLVALYEARERVQTRTALLDGVWGIDVSITTRTVDTHVKRLRDKLRRAGDYIQTVRGIGYRFAASPDLPESRSA, encoded by the coding sequence ATGGCGCGGATTTTAGTCATCGAGGACGAGCCGGCGCTCCAGAAGGTGCTCGATTACAACCTCAGGCAAGCCGGGCATGAGGTGCTCCTCGCGGGGCAGGGCGGCGAGGGGGTCCGGCTGGCCATGGACCAGCGGCCCGATCTCGTCCTGCTCGACCTCATGCTGCCGGACATCCCAGGGACCGAGGTGTGCCGTGCTCTACAGCAGAGCGATGGCACCCAGCGGATCCCCGTGATGATCGTGTCGGCCCGCGGGGACGAGGTCGACCGCATCGTCGGCTTCGAGCTCGGCGCCGTCGACTACGTGGTCAAACCGTTCAGCGTGCGGGAGCTCGTGCTGCGCGTGCAAGCCGTGCTCCGCCGCGCGAAATCCTCCGGGGACGGGGAGCGGAGCATCGAGTTCGGGTGCCTGCGGATCGACGAGGGCGCTCACCGCGTGTGGGTCGAGCGCGAGGAGGTCGAGCTGACGCTCCTCGAGTTCAAGCTCCTCGTCGCGCTGTACGAGGCGCGCGAGCGCGTGCAGACGCGCACCGCGCTCCTCGACGGCGTCTGGGGCATCGACGTGAGCATCACGACGAGGACCGTGGACACCCACGTCAAGCGGCTTCGCGACAAGCTGCGCCGCGCTGGCGATTACATACAGACCGTCCGCGGTATCGGCTATCGATTCGCCGCTTCGCCCGATCTCCCCGAGAGCCGCAGCGCCTGA
- a CDS encoding serine O-acetyltransferase: protein MLRTLRLIAADVRQKATWCYGSDPLPTILKTLATDGTAAMVLYRFTQAARAHRMPVLEMVLNKATNLAGGCVIGRGADFGPGFVLIHSNGVVINGNVRGGSNVLIEHQVTIGADRRQTPVLGSDLFIGAGAKIVGGVTVGDGARIGANAVVVHDVAPNTTVVGIPAKPVQRREDRAAQPAARPAADGTNTSQS, encoded by the coding sequence ATGCTGCGGACTTTGCGACTCATCGCGGCCGACGTGCGCCAGAAGGCCACATGGTGCTACGGCAGCGATCCACTGCCGACCATCCTGAAGACGCTGGCGACCGACGGCACGGCGGCGATGGTCCTCTACAGGTTCACGCAGGCCGCGCGAGCCCACCGGATGCCGGTGCTCGAGATGGTGCTCAACAAGGCGACCAACCTGGCCGGCGGCTGCGTGATCGGGCGCGGCGCGGACTTCGGGCCCGGCTTCGTGCTCATCCACTCGAACGGCGTCGTCATCAACGGCAACGTCCGCGGCGGCTCGAACGTGCTCATCGAGCACCAGGTGACCATCGGCGCCGATCGGCGACAGACACCGGTGCTCGGGAGCGACCTCTTCATCGGCGCGGGGGCGAAGATCGTCGGCGGGGTCACGGTCGGCGACGGCGCCAGGATCGGCGCCAACGCCGTGGTCGTGCACGATGTCGCGCCGAACACCACGGTCGTGGGCATCCCCGCGAAGCCCGTGCAGCGGCGCGAGGACCGAGCCGCCCAGCCCGCCGCGCGCCCAGCCGCGGACGGGACGAACACCTCGCAGAGCTGA
- a CDS encoding PrsW family glutamic-type intramembrane protease yields the protein MSERAQPGGGQLPSGYPAQGAGQSATGQPPYGPQGQAYAQGPQGQAYAQGPQGHAYAQGHAYPQGPPGHAHAQGPHGYAQGPQGQAYAQGPQGYTHGQAYAQGPQGYTQGHAYAHGPQGYAQGQQGHAHGPEGHAYPQAPQGYAQRQQGHAYAHHHAGYPAAVRRFDPDRRLRIAGLWLWAIGLVAGAVLNVLFTLLGVIESGGSMLSAMLVGALFAFPPLVLYLFVPMIIDRYDPEPWWCLVMAFLWGALAATGFSILINTGVHIGVSSNFGESAGELVSASVSAPFAEELFKGLGVFGFFYFLRREFDGIVDGIIYATFCALGFAAVENVLYYARASMQGSDVLAGTFVLRGVFTPWLHPLFTSMTGIGFGLARESSRTWVRATAPIGGYLLGVALHAVWNFLPTALGRAMGDIFMPWLLLWLCFVASFFGIIVALVIRKGWVIRDHLRDEVALGMLTQDELELVCSPIGRLRCTLGWRGATGRSFIRAGARLALSKWHTARALQARNRTLSADFIGPLRQEIAQLRQELLARTPR from the coding sequence TTGAGCGAGCGCGCGCAGCCTGGAGGTGGGCAGCTCCCGTCGGGGTATCCGGCGCAAGGCGCGGGGCAGAGCGCCACGGGGCAACCGCCCTACGGGCCGCAGGGGCAAGCGTACGCGCAGGGGCCGCAGGGGCAAGCGTACGCGCAGGGGCCGCAGGGGCACGCGTACGCGCAGGGGCACGCGTATCCACAGGGCCCGCCAGGACACGCGCACGCGCAGGGACCGCACGGTTATGCGCAAGGGCCGCAGGGGCAAGCGTACGCGCAGGGGCCGCAGGGCTATACGCACGGGCAAGCGTACGCGCAGGGGCCGCAGGGTTATACGCAGGGGCACGCGTACGCGCATGGGCCGCAGGGTTATGCGCAGGGGCAGCAGGGTCATGCGCACGGGCCGGAGGGGCACGCGTACCCGCAGGCACCCCAGGGCTATGCGCAGCGGCAGCAGGGGCACGCGTACGCGCATCACCACGCAGGCTACCCGGCGGCCGTTCGGAGGTTCGACCCGGACCGGCGGCTGCGCATCGCCGGGCTGTGGCTTTGGGCCATCGGCCTCGTCGCGGGCGCGGTCCTCAACGTGCTCTTCACGCTCCTCGGCGTCATCGAGTCCGGGGGGAGCATGCTGAGCGCGATGCTCGTCGGGGCGCTCTTCGCGTTCCCGCCGCTCGTCCTCTACCTGTTCGTCCCGATGATCATCGATCGGTACGATCCCGAGCCCTGGTGGTGCCTGGTGATGGCGTTCCTGTGGGGCGCGCTCGCGGCGACCGGCTTCTCGATCCTGATCAACACCGGCGTCCATATCGGCGTCTCAAGCAACTTCGGCGAGTCGGCCGGCGAGCTCGTCAGCGCATCGGTCAGCGCGCCGTTCGCAGAGGAGCTCTTCAAGGGGCTCGGCGTGTTCGGCTTCTTCTACTTCCTGCGCCGGGAGTTCGATGGGATCGTCGACGGCATCATCTACGCGACGTTCTGCGCGCTCGGCTTCGCCGCGGTGGAGAACGTGCTCTATTACGCGCGCGCCTCGATGCAGGGCAGCGACGTGCTCGCCGGCACGTTCGTCCTGCGGGGCGTCTTCACGCCCTGGCTCCACCCGCTGTTCACGTCGATGACCGGCATCGGCTTCGGGCTCGCCCGGGAGTCGTCGAGGACGTGGGTGCGCGCGACGGCCCCGATCGGCGGCTACCTGCTCGGCGTCGCGCTGCACGCGGTGTGGAACTTCCTCCCGACCGCGCTGGGGCGCGCGATGGGCGACATCTTCATGCCGTGGCTCCTGCTCTGGCTGTGCTTCGTCGCGTCGTTCTTCGGGATCATCGTGGCGCTCGTGATCCGCAAGGGCTGGGTGATCCGGGATCATCTGCGCGATGAGGTCGCGCTCGGCATGCTCACCCAGGACGAGCTCGAGCTCGTCTGCTCGCCGATCGGCCGGCTCCGGTGCACCCTGGGCTGGCGCGGCGCCACGGGGCGGAGCTTCATCCGCGCCGGCGCGCGGCTCGCGCTCAGCAAGTGGCACACGGCGCGCGCGCTGCAGGCGCGGAACCGCACCCTGAGCGCCGATTTCATCGGCCCGCTCCGGCAGGAGATCGCGCAGCTCAGGCAAGAGCTTCTCGCCCGGACGCCTCGATAG
- a CDS encoding LolA family protein gives MTRTSLNRLAAACLIGLTAPLTVVLATLATVGESQAAGPTAEELGRRVQQFYDSTKTFKASFTQTYTIKVQDVKKVSTGKVTFEKPGKMSWIYDAPNGNRVVSDGVTIKVYEKDNEQMFETPVKGSQYPAALAFLMGKGQLTKDFSLRLLDPAQMKFEGGYVLEGTPKEATPAYQKMLLYVDGQTNQVRRVLILDAQGNRNRFDFSSPVVNQPVGKTEFDFTPPPGTRVVRP, from the coding sequence ATGACGCGAACCTCACTCAACCGCCTCGCCGCCGCGTGCCTCATCGGGCTGACGGCGCCCCTCACGGTCGTGCTCGCGACGCTCGCGACCGTCGGCGAGTCCCAGGCCGCGGGTCCCACCGCCGAAGAGCTCGGCAGGCGCGTCCAGCAGTTCTACGACTCCACGAAGACCTTCAAGGCGAGCTTCACCCAGACCTACACGATCAAGGTCCAGGACGTGAAGAAGGTCTCCACCGGCAAGGTGACCTTCGAGAAGCCGGGCAAGATGAGCTGGATCTACGACGCGCCGAACGGAAACCGGGTCGTCTCCGACGGCGTCACGATCAAGGTCTACGAGAAGGACAACGAGCAGATGTTCGAGACCCCGGTGAAGGGCTCTCAGTATCCGGCGGCGCTCGCGTTCTTGATGGGCAAGGGGCAGCTCACGAAGGATTTCTCGCTGCGCCTGCTCGATCCTGCGCAGATGAAGTTCGAGGGCGGCTATGTCCTCGAGGGCACGCCGAAGGAGGCGACCCCTGCGTATCAGAAGATGCTCCTCTACGTGGACGGGCAGACCAACCAGGTCCGCCGCGTGCTGATCCTCGACGCGCAGGGCAACCGGAACCGGTTCGATTTCTCGTCGCCGGTCGTGAATCAGCCGGTCGGGAAGACCGAGTTCGATTTCACGCCTCCTCCGGGCACGCGCGTCGTCCGCCCCTGA
- the ruvC gene encoding crossover junction endodeoxyribonuclease RuvC translates to MRVLGIDPGSRHLGWGLLVRQGTRIEHVAHGVIDIDTSGTFAGRLVEIDDELGKVIASLAPDAAAVESLFFAKDAQSAAKLGHARGVVLLRLARAGVPISEYPPALVKRTIVGRGAAEKAQVAQVMTAVLRLAAPPRPDAADALAIAMTHLSAAGFAAALAASGAPVPRRARPRRARLG, encoded by the coding sequence ATGCGGGTCCTCGGCATCGATCCCGGCTCGCGCCACCTCGGCTGGGGCCTGCTCGTGCGGCAGGGCACGCGCATCGAGCACGTCGCGCACGGCGTCATCGACATCGACACGAGCGGGACGTTCGCCGGCCGGCTCGTGGAGATCGACGACGAGCTCGGCAAGGTGATCGCGTCGCTCGCGCCCGACGCGGCCGCGGTGGAGAGCCTGTTCTTCGCCAAGGACGCGCAGAGCGCCGCGAAGCTCGGCCACGCGCGCGGGGTCGTGCTGCTGCGGCTGGCGCGCGCGGGCGTGCCGATCTCGGAGTATCCGCCGGCGCTGGTGAAGCGGACGATCGTCGGCCGGGGCGCGGCCGAGAAGGCGCAGGTCGCGCAGGTGATGACCGCGGTCCTGCGCCTCGCCGCGCCCCCGCGGCCGGACGCGGCCGACGCGCTGGCCATCGCGATGACCCACCTCAGCGCCGCGGGCTTCGCGGCCGCGCTGGCGGCGTCGGGCGCGCCCGTCCCGCGCCGCGCCCGGCCGCGACGGGCGCGCCTCGGTTGA